The nucleotide sequence TCATTGTTACGGGCATCCTACCTCCCTATTTAAAATTTAAATTCCTCTCCGCAAATGCGGAATTTAAAATTTTTCTCATAATGATGCAGTTTCGCGCATTAATTCTTCAATTGTCGTAATTCCTTTTTTCACTTTTTCAATCCCATCTTCCCGAAGGGTCTTCATTCCTTCTTCCTTTGCCTGACGTGCGATCTCATCGCTGGAGGCACCTTTCAGGATCATGGAGCGTATTGTTGGTGAGATGGGCATGACTTCGTATAGACCAATGCGCCCTTTGTAACCGGTTTGACCGCAATTGGAACAACCCTTGCCTTTGTAGACGATGCCATCCGGAAAGGTATCCGGTGGAATATTGGCTTCTTCAAGTAATCGCGGGTCTACTTTTATCGGCTCTTTACAATTGGGGCAGATCCTTCTTACCAGTCTTTGTGCCTGAATCAATATTAAGGCACTCGCCACCAGATAGGGTGGAATCCCCATATCCACGAGCCGGTTGATCGTCGTCGGTGCATCATTAGTATGAATTGTGGAGAAAACAAGGTGTCCGGTGAGCGCGGCGCGGATTCCGATCTCGGCTGTCTCACTGTCCCGCATTTCACCCACCAGAATGATATTGGGTGCCTGACGCAAAAACGCCCTCAGGGCGGCAGCAAATGTCAAACCGATCTCTTCGTTCACCTGAATTTGATTTATCCCGTGGATGTTGTACTCCACCGGGTCTTCGATTGTCATGATCTGGCGGTCCGGTTTATTTAATCTTTGGAGGGTGGAATAAAGAGTGGTGGTTTTGCCACTCCCGGTAGGACCGGTGATGAGAATGATCCCATAAGGACTTTCGATCGCCTTGAGATACTTTTTTAATGCCTCATCACTGAAACCCAATTTGGTGAGGTCCAGCATCAAGGCGCTCCGGTCCAGAATACGCATCACCACCTTTTCACCGTATAAAGTTGGAATGACCGAAACACGGAGGTC is from candidate division WOR-3 bacterium and encodes:
- the pilB gene encoding type IV-A pilus assembly ATPase PilB produces the protein MEERLGAYLVKNNLITEEQLRQAMQEKKETGQRLVSVLVRLGFIPENKLLAQLSNLYHMEVTDLDYIIPPESVLKLIPAEKAYHYEVIPIDRKGRTLTVAMVDPTDISAIEDLRFITGMEINPVLASETSIREALSRYYKMDTSLAEVKAETGPKELGIEDLEILEAGEEEEVTEEKLRADAEGGPVVRLVNFYIADAVNKGASDIHIEPFEKQVRVRFRIDGVLREQQSPPYNLKNGIITRIKLMAKMDIAEHRLCQDGRINILVGNKMIDLRVSVIPTLYGEKVVMRILDRSALMLDLTKLGFSDEALKKYLKAIESPYGIILITGPTGSGKTTTLYSTLQRLNKPDRQIMTIEDPVEYNIHGINQIQVNEEIGLTFAAALRAFLRQAPNIILVGEMRDSETAEIGIRAALTGHLVFSTIHTNDAPTTINRLVDMGIPPYLVASALILIQAQRLVRRICPNCKEPIKVDPRLLEEANIPPDTFPDGIVYKGKGCSNCGQTGYKGRIGLYEVMPISPTIRSMILKGASSDEIARQAKEEGMKTLREDGIEKVKKGITTIEELMRETASL